Proteins from one Rosa chinensis cultivar Old Blush chromosome 7, RchiOBHm-V2, whole genome shotgun sequence genomic window:
- the LOC112180914 gene encoding dnaJ homolog subfamily C member 8, which yields MDDDLLLKNFYAEVSEVERDNQVLRILSCFKLNPFEYLNLPFDATEEDVKKQYRKLSLMVHPDKCKHPQAKEAFGALAKAHQLLLDQQERDYIISQVTAAKDELRAKRKKQLKKDTASKIKSLVDEGKYEQQYEQSEEFQQELKMKVREILTEQEWRRRKMQMRISEEEGRLKKDEEEAKEMWKRKRDHEAEWEGTREKRVSSWRDFMKGGKKAKKGELRPPKLKTEDPNKSYVQRPVKRG from the exons ATGGACGACGATTTGCTTCTCAAGAACTTCTACGCCGAAGTCAGCGAAGTTGAGAGGGATAACCAAGTCCTCAG GATCCTCTCCTGCTTCAAGTTAAATCCCTTCGAATATCTTAACTTACCATTTGATGCGACTGAAGAAGATGTTAAAAAACAGTATCGAAAG TTGTCCTTGATGGTTCACCCTGATAAATGCAAGCATCCACAGGCTAAGGAGGCATTTGGAG CGTTGGCGAAAGCCCACCAACTTTTACTCGATCAACAAGAAAGGGACTATATCATTAGCCAAGTCACCGCTGCCAAAG ACGAACTCAGAGCAAAAAGGAAGAAGCAGTTGAAGAAAGATACAGCTTCTAAAATAAAGTCATTGGTTGATGAG GGAAAATATGAGCAACAGTATGAGCAGTCAGAAGAGTTTCAGCAAGAACTAAAAATGAAGGTTCGAGAAATATTAACAGAACAAGAATGGCGGAGGAGAAAAATGCAAATGAGG ATATCAGAAGAGGAAGGAAGATtgaaaaaagatgaagaagaagctaaAGAGATGTGGAAAAGAAAACGAGATCACGAGGCAGAATGGGAAGGAACAAGAGAAAAAAGG GTTTCAAGCTGGAGAGATTTTATGAAGGGTGGAAAGAAG GCCAAGAAAGGAGAACTTCGACCTCCCAAACTGAAAACTGAAGATCCTAACAAGTCTTATGTTCAGAGGCCAGTAAAACGAGGCTGA
- the LOC112178886 gene encoding NAC domain-containing protein 35, with protein MAIAATSRMSHEEDESNKQGNHHDEVDDEHEHDMVMPGFRFHPTEEELIEFYLRRKVEGKRFNVELITFLDLYRYDPWELPAMAAIGEKEWFFYVPRDRKYRNGDRPNRVTTSGYWKATGADRMIRSENFRSIGLKKTLVFYSGKAPKGIRTSWIMNEYRLPHHETERYQKGEISLCRVYKRPGVEDHPSLPRSLPSSRAAANANNASTSRSVLAQSSSSSTLDKKQHSINSSLMEKLQANFNFNGGSPSLGQSVEQLHHHQDQVAVDPKINETEGSSGNSDVTSTLGVGLRSSAPNIPPIHLPSSSLGLQPHHHHHRGVLHLDDQAEQEGMSTFLQQQQHHHSKPQSMLFAGSSVSSTSNPIDDLQRLLNYQQQQAVSNIANQQQALHVQQYYDAHNHNHHHHHQVPSNVVNHFSSPFPLVPPPSSQSQLSPNGLPITAFSDRLWDWNPISEPNRAPDQYNTNPFK; from the exons ATGGCAATTGCAGCAACGAGCAGGATGAGCCACGAAGAAGACGAGTCGAACAAGCAGGGCAATCATCATGATGAGGTTGATGATGAGCACGAGCATGACATGGTGATGCCGGGCTTTCGCTTCCATCCAACTGAAGAAGAACTGATAGAGTTTTACCTTCGCCGTAAGGTGGAGGGCAAGCGCTTCAATGTCGAACTGATTACTTTTCTCGACCTTTATCGCTATGACCCTTGGGAACTTCcag CTATGGCCGCGATTGGAGAGAAGGAGTGGTTCTTTTATGTCCCGAGAGACAGAAAGTACCGGAACGGCGACAGGCCCAACCGTGTGACCACATCTGGATACTGGAAGGCAACTGGAGCCGATCGGATGATTCGAAGCGAGAACTTCCGGTCAATCGGATTGAAGAAAACCCTAGTTTTCTACTCTGGGAAAGCCCCCAAAGGCATTCGAACTAGCTGGATCATGAACGAGTATCGCTTGCCTCATCATGAAACTGAACGATATCAAAAG GGAGAAATATCCCTTTGCCGAGTTTACAAGAGACCCGGAGTGGAAGACCACCCGTCGCTGCCTCGTTCTCTGCCGTCATCCAGAGCCGCCGCTAATGCTAATAATGCATCCACATCAAGATCAGTACTGGCTCAGTCTTCCTCCTCGTCCACCCTAGACAAAAAGCAGCACAGCATTAACAGTAGTTTGATGGAAAAACTCCAAGCTAATTTTAACTTCAATGGAGGGTCGCCGTCACTTGGCCAATCTGTAGAAcaacttcatcatcatcaagatCAGGTGGCTGTGGATCCAAAGATTAACGAAACGGAAGGAAGTAGCGGGAATTCGGATGTGACAAGCACGCTTGGCGTTGGCCTCCGTAGTAGTGCTCCTAATATTCCTCCAATTCATCTTCCATCATCGTCACTCGGGCTACAAcctcatcaccatcaccatcgaGGAGTCCTACACCTCGATGATCAGGCCGAACAAGAGGGGATGTCAACATtcttgcagcagcagcagcaccaCCACTCAAAGCCACAATCAATGCTGTTCGCCGGATCTTCTGTTTCATCCACGTCTAACCCGATTGATGATCTTCAAAGACTCTTGAATTACCAACAGCAGCAAGCAGTTTCCAACATTGCCAATCAACAACAAGCTCTACATGTACAACAATACTATGATGCTCATAATCATaatcaccatcaccaccaccaagtACCTAGCAACGTGGTTAACCATTTCTCCAGTCCTTTCCCATTGGTACCTCCTCCATCGTCACAGTCTCAGCTCTCCCCCAACGGACTTCCAATAACTGCTTTCTCCGACCGCCTTTGGGACTGGAATCCGATCTCAGAACCAAACAGGGCGCCCGATCAGTACAACACCAATCCATTCAAGTAA